A stretch of the Cellulomonas sp. WB94 genome encodes the following:
- a CDS encoding NUDIX hydrolase family protein: protein MTDTAEYPREPERPSGWLSNDAMATARRTLPLLYVDAVPVRVDDSGDVVAVGLLLRVNQEGEMSRALISGRVMYHERVRDALLRHLEKDLGPVALPQIPPSPQPFTVAEYFPTPGITAYHDPRQHAVSLAYVVPVAGDCRPQQDALDLAWLTPEEALADRIQLEMTGGHGALLRQAMAHVGRIA from the coding sequence GTGACCGATACCGCCGAGTACCCTCGCGAGCCCGAACGTCCCTCCGGCTGGCTCAGCAACGACGCGATGGCGACAGCGCGCCGCACGCTTCCCCTGCTGTACGTCGATGCCGTGCCGGTGCGCGTCGACGACTCGGGCGACGTCGTGGCCGTCGGGCTCCTGCTGCGGGTCAACCAGGAGGGTGAGATGTCCCGCGCGCTGATCTCCGGTCGGGTCATGTACCACGAGCGCGTCCGCGACGCGCTGCTGCGGCACCTCGAGAAGGACCTCGGGCCGGTCGCACTCCCCCAGATCCCACCGTCCCCGCAGCCCTTCACCGTCGCGGAGTACTTCCCCACGCCGGGCATCACCGCGTACCACGACCCGCGTCAGCACGCCGTCTCGCTCGCGTACGTGGTCCCCGTCGCGGGCGACTGCCGGCCCCAGCAGGACGCGCTCGACCTCGCGTGGCTCACGCCGGAGGAGGCCCTGGCCGACCGCATCCAGCTCGAGATGACCGGCGGGCACGGGGCACTGCTGCGCCAGGCGATGGCCCACGTCGGGCGCATCGCGTAG
- a CDS encoding phosphatase PAP2 family protein: MVGRPRPPLATMDIPGAETTASFPSGHTMGTATLLLVIGYLAWSRHAGRRNLLVGGAVAVVGTLAVGLSRLYLGYHFLTDVLAAVALAVAVLGGVVVADRLHGLDSGRPQQDSNLQPTD, translated from the coding sequence CTGGTCGGACGTCCCAGGCCGCCGCTCGCGACCATGGACATCCCGGGGGCGGAGACGACCGCCTCGTTCCCGTCAGGGCACACGATGGGAACGGCGACGTTGCTGCTCGTCATCGGCTACCTGGCGTGGAGCCGGCACGCTGGACGCCGCAACCTCCTGGTCGGAGGCGCTGTCGCCGTCGTCGGCACGCTCGCCGTCGGCCTCAGCCGGCTCTACCTGGGCTACCACTTCTTGACCGACGTGCTGGCCGCCGTCGCGCTCGCGGTCGCGGTCCTGGGCGGCGTCGTCGTCGCCGACCGGCTGCACGGACTGGACTCCGGGCGCCCCCAGCAGGACTCGAACCTGCAACCTACGGATTAG
- a CDS encoding dynamin family protein codes for MSEQAGTSVADGVLARPLAAMSLLDAVRDLRRDVERTGFPLEIPSVEAARVSRARLLDQLSDHLVPRLEELSAPAIVVVAGSTGAGKSTIVNSLLGTEVTAAGVLRPTTRRPVLVHHPDDADLLDQHPVLEAVEVVEHARVPRGIALLDAPDLDSVLDSNRATAHRLLEAADLWLFVTTAARYGDALPWQVLQGAVGRGASIAMVLNRVAPASLPTVRGDLLERLRAHGMQGAPLFVVPDVGPHQGLLEPAVLAPITRWLQMLAGLDRARTVIGRTLRGSLAALRPWVDELAEAVQAQADAAVALAAELDVATQGPEQAARAAVHGGVVSDGPARARWAELAAAGGPLATVVRSSGRVDRSRRAGRGRAEALAPLVDALTRSAAANLTAAGARAELVLRTHLRGVGAPDGGPSLDAAWSESEDAKARTVSAQSSARAWAASAAAVATEALHQAALEPSHDAVRSRGRHAVRAAKRAAKRAQRAERALGVQGLAAVALAAAAGLEPARALLVDLLGEAGTRASDELRADLADRGAAEVARERAAVGELLDDPDLAPDASSLLRLRLAVLKGLT; via the coding sequence GTGAGCGAGCAGGCAGGGACCTCAGTCGCCGACGGGGTGCTTGCGCGTCCCCTCGCCGCGATGTCCTTGCTCGACGCCGTCCGCGACCTTCGTCGCGATGTGGAGCGCACAGGCTTCCCGCTCGAGATCCCCTCGGTCGAGGCCGCCCGCGTGTCGCGCGCCCGACTCCTCGACCAGCTGTCCGACCACCTCGTGCCTCGGCTCGAGGAGCTCTCGGCACCTGCGATCGTCGTGGTCGCCGGATCCACGGGTGCCGGGAAGTCGACGATCGTGAACTCGCTGCTCGGGACCGAGGTGACGGCCGCAGGCGTCCTGCGCCCGACGACGCGCCGACCGGTCCTCGTCCACCATCCTGACGACGCCGACCTGCTCGACCAGCACCCGGTCCTCGAGGCCGTCGAGGTGGTCGAGCACGCGCGCGTGCCGCGCGGGATCGCGCTGCTCGACGCACCCGACCTCGACTCGGTGCTCGACTCCAACCGCGCCACGGCGCACCGCCTCCTCGAGGCCGCTGACCTGTGGCTGTTCGTCACGACGGCGGCCCGGTACGGCGACGCGCTGCCCTGGCAGGTGCTGCAGGGCGCCGTGGGGCGAGGCGCATCGATCGCCATGGTGCTCAACCGGGTCGCGCCGGCGTCGCTCCCGACCGTCCGCGGCGACCTGCTGGAGCGCCTGCGGGCGCACGGCATGCAGGGCGCACCGCTCTTCGTCGTGCCCGACGTCGGACCGCACCAGGGACTGCTCGAGCCTGCGGTCCTCGCGCCGATCACGCGCTGGCTCCAGATGCTCGCCGGGCTCGACCGCGCGCGGACGGTCATCGGACGCACCCTGCGCGGGTCGCTCGCCGCGCTGCGCCCCTGGGTCGACGAGCTCGCCGAGGCGGTGCAGGCGCAGGCGGACGCCGCCGTCGCGCTGGCTGCCGAGCTCGACGTCGCCACGCAAGGCCCGGAGCAGGCTGCGCGTGCCGCCGTGCACGGCGGCGTCGTGTCCGACGGCCCGGCCCGCGCGCGGTGGGCCGAGCTCGCCGCCGCCGGCGGTCCGCTCGCGACGGTCGTGCGCTCGTCGGGCCGCGTCGACCGGTCCCGTCGGGCGGGGCGCGGTCGCGCCGAGGCGCTCGCCCCGCTCGTCGACGCCCTGACCCGGTCGGCTGCCGCAAACCTCACCGCTGCCGGTGCGCGCGCGGAGCTCGTGCTGCGCACCCATCTGCGGGGCGTCGGGGCACCCGACGGCGGACCCTCGCTCGACGCGGCCTGGTCCGAGTCGGAGGACGCCAAGGCGCGCACGGTGTCGGCGCAGTCCTCGGCGCGGGCCTGGGCGGCCTCCGCGGCTGCCGTCGCGACCGAGGCGCTGCATCAGGCGGCGCTCGAGCCGAGCCACGACGCGGTCCGCAGCCGCGGTCGCCATGCCGTCCGCGCGGCCAAGCGCGCGGCCAAGCGCGCTCAACGTGCGGAACGTGCTCTCGGGGTCCAGGGCCTCGCCGCCGTCGCGCTGGCGGCCGCAGCGGGTCTGGAGCCGGCGCGAGCCCTCCTCGTCGACCTGCTCGGCGAGGCGGGGACACGGGCGAGCGACGAGCTGCGCGCCGACCTGGCGGACCGCGGCGCCGCGGAGGTCGCGCGCGAACGTGCCGCCGTCGGGGAGCTGCTCGACGACCCCGACCTCGCGCCGGACGCCTCGTCGCTGCTGCGTCTGCGGCTCGCGGTCCTGAAGGGGTTGACGTGA
- a CDS encoding ATP-binding cassette domain-containing protein produces the protein MATSIGFEHVRKVYADGTVAVDDLTLEVNEHELLALVGPSGCGKSTTLRMANRLVEPTSGRILLGGEDVTHVDAVGLRRRMGYVIQHVGLFPHRTVAQNVSTVPQLLRWDRARSRARVSELLELVGLDPDVYGRRYPHELSGGERQRVGVARALAADPPVLLMDEPFGAVDPVGRRRLQGEFRRIQRELGTTVMLVTHDVDEAVRLADRIAVLSPGGHLEQLADPVQVLAAPASPAVADLVGTDAAVRLLSLGRLLRSDLGPVTGTALVDGGAGPQPGGTAAVVVGSSLEDAFAALAGTGSGPVAVTEHGAVVGTLDAGHLLDALRRVMFDAQHSPVTSPTTAVGTLPG, from the coding sequence GTGGCGACGTCGATCGGGTTCGAGCACGTGCGCAAGGTCTATGCCGACGGCACCGTCGCCGTCGACGACCTGACGCTCGAGGTCAACGAGCACGAGCTCCTCGCGCTCGTCGGTCCGTCGGGGTGCGGCAAGTCCACGACGCTGCGCATGGCAAACCGTCTGGTCGAGCCCACGTCGGGCCGGATCCTGCTCGGCGGTGAGGACGTCACGCATGTCGACGCCGTGGGCCTGCGACGTCGCATGGGGTACGTGATCCAGCACGTCGGTCTGTTCCCGCACCGGACCGTCGCGCAGAACGTCTCGACAGTGCCGCAGCTGCTCCGGTGGGATCGTGCGCGGTCACGGGCCAGGGTGTCCGAGCTGCTCGAGCTCGTCGGGCTCGACCCCGACGTCTACGGGCGCCGCTACCCCCACGAGCTGTCCGGGGGCGAGCGCCAACGGGTCGGGGTCGCACGCGCGCTCGCGGCCGACCCGCCGGTGCTCCTGATGGACGAGCCGTTCGGGGCGGTCGACCCGGTCGGTCGCCGGCGGCTGCAGGGGGAGTTCCGCCGCATCCAGCGTGAGCTCGGGACGACCGTCATGCTCGTGACGCACGACGTCGACGAGGCCGTCCGGCTCGCTGACCGGATCGCCGTGCTCAGCCCGGGCGGGCACCTCGAACAGCTGGCGGACCCCGTGCAGGTGCTCGCCGCACCCGCGAGCCCCGCCGTGGCGGACCTCGTCGGGACCGATGCCGCCGTGCGGCTCCTGTCGCTCGGCCGGCTGCTCCGCAGCGATCTGGGACCCGTCACCGGAACTGCGCTCGTGGACGGCGGCGCCGGGCCACAACCGGGTGGCACCGCGGCGGTGGTCGTGGGGTCCTCCCTCGAGGACGCGTTCGCTGCGCTGGCCGGCACGGGCAGCGGCCCCGTCGCGGTGACGGAGCACGGAGCCGTCGTCGGGACCCTCGACGCCGGCCACCTCCTCGATGCCCTGCGCCGCGTGATGTTCGACGCACAGCACTCCCCGGTAACCTCCCCGACCACCGCGGTGGGTACTCTGCCCGGGTGA
- a CDS encoding glycine betaine ABC transporter substrate-binding protein, giving the protein MRTPPIAAAAALATAAALLLAACGTPGSGGGVAATTAATASGAAACAPVKGDKLVVLTDDKGLQNADNVIPAVNAAAAAADPALVPLLDTVSASLDTTKLIGLNKSVDIDRKTSSEVAAAYVTDAGLTAPDASVGGGRHVVIGAANFSESATLSEVYAAVLRSAGYTADVQTIGNRETYLPALESGQITATPEYAATLAEFLNTKVNGASASPVASGDVKATVTALTTLGEGVGLTFGAASAAQDQNAFAVTREFAQEHGVTTLSELAAACGSLVLAGPAECPERPFCQPGLESKYGLAFSDFKSYDFGLIGDAVRHGEAAIGLVLSSDGSLAS; this is encoded by the coding sequence ATGCGCACACCCCCGATCGCCGCCGCAGCTGCCCTGGCCACCGCCGCAGCGCTCCTGCTCGCCGCGTGCGGCACTCCCGGTTCGGGCGGTGGGGTCGCCGCGACGACCGCCGCGACCGCGTCAGGGGCTGCGGCGTGCGCGCCGGTCAAGGGCGACAAGCTCGTCGTCCTGACCGACGACAAGGGCCTGCAGAACGCCGACAACGTCATCCCCGCCGTCAATGCGGCTGCCGCGGCTGCCGACCCGGCGCTCGTGCCGCTCCTCGACACGGTGTCGGCCTCGCTCGACACCACGAAGCTCATCGGCCTGAACAAGTCGGTCGACATCGACCGCAAGACGTCCAGCGAGGTCGCGGCCGCATACGTGACGGACGCCGGGCTCACCGCGCCCGACGCCTCGGTGGGCGGCGGTCGCCACGTCGTCATCGGCGCCGCGAACTTCTCCGAGAGCGCGACGCTGTCCGAGGTGTACGCCGCCGTGCTGCGCTCGGCCGGGTACACCGCCGACGTCCAGACGATCGGCAACCGCGAGACCTACCTCCCGGCGCTCGAGAGCGGGCAGATCACCGCGACGCCCGAGTACGCCGCGACGCTGGCCGAGTTCCTCAACACCAAGGTCAACGGTGCGAGCGCGAGCCCCGTCGCGAGCGGCGACGTCAAGGCGACCGTCACGGCTCTGACGACGCTCGGCGAGGGCGTGGGCCTGACGTTCGGGGCGGCGTCGGCGGCGCAGGACCAGAACGCGTTCGCTGTGACGAGAGAGTTCGCCCAGGAGCACGGCGTGACGACGCTGAGCGAGCTCGCGGCGGCCTGCGGGTCTCTCGTCCTGGCCGGACCGGCGGAGTGCCCTGAGCGGCCCTTCTGCCAGCCCGGCCTGGAGTCGAAGTACGGCCTGGCGTTCTCCGACTTCAAGTCCTACGACTTCGGCCTCATCGGCGACGCTGTGCGTCACGGCGAGGCCGCGATCGGCCTGGTCCTGTCGAGCGACGGCTCGCTCGCGAGCTGA
- a CDS encoding NAD(P)/FAD-dependent oxidoreductase, with protein sequence MSESEQQPPGVREYDVVVLGGGSTGENVADRARQGGLSVVVVEDELVGGECSYWACMPSKALLRPGAVLAAARAVPGAAGAVTGRLDVAGALARRNSFASHWDDHGQVEWLDGAGIALVRGRARFAGPRTVLVEDDMGVETVLRARHAVVVATGSEPALPDVDGLAGAAPWTSREATSAQEVPASLTILGGGVVAVEMAVAYTDLGAAVTVLVRGDRLLARAEPFAAREVAEALVALGVDLRTGSAVTSVERAPDGVHVALADGGEVVSEQLLVATGRAPRTADLGLEVLGLRPGARLEVDEAMTVAAVEGGWLFAAGDVTGRTATTHQGKYDGRVAGDVVAARFGTSEADRQAEASAGPWTRYRASADGVGAPQVVFSRPEVAWVGLTEQAARDAGLDVRVVQYDVSAVSGASVAADGYAGTAQLVLDHAHGLVVGATFTGPDAAELVHAATVAVVGQVPLDRLWHAVPAYPTVSEVWLRLLETAGL encoded by the coding sequence ATGAGCGAGTCCGAGCAGCAGCCACCCGGGGTTCGTGAGTACGACGTCGTCGTGCTCGGAGGGGGATCGACCGGGGAGAACGTCGCGGACCGGGCCCGGCAGGGGGGACTGAGCGTCGTCGTCGTCGAGGACGAGCTCGTCGGCGGCGAGTGCTCCTACTGGGCCTGCATGCCGTCCAAGGCGCTGCTGCGTCCGGGGGCGGTCCTCGCCGCGGCCCGTGCCGTGCCCGGAGCAGCCGGCGCCGTCACCGGCCGGCTCGACGTGGCCGGCGCCCTGGCACGCCGCAACTCGTTCGCGTCCCACTGGGACGACCACGGCCAGGTCGAGTGGCTCGACGGCGCGGGGATCGCGCTCGTGCGGGGGCGTGCGCGTTTCGCGGGTCCGCGCACCGTCCTCGTCGAGGACGACATGGGTGTCGAGACGGTCCTGCGCGCGCGTCACGCCGTCGTCGTGGCGACGGGGAGCGAGCCTGCCCTGCCCGACGTCGACGGGCTCGCCGGTGCGGCGCCCTGGACGAGCCGCGAGGCCACGTCGGCCCAGGAGGTCCCCGCGTCGCTCACGATCCTCGGAGGCGGCGTCGTGGCGGTCGAGATGGCCGTCGCCTACACCGACCTGGGTGCAGCCGTCACGGTGCTCGTGCGCGGCGACCGGCTGCTCGCGCGAGCCGAGCCGTTCGCGGCTCGTGAGGTCGCCGAGGCGCTCGTCGCGCTCGGGGTCGACCTGCGGACCGGGTCGGCGGTGACCTCGGTGGAGCGCGCGCCCGACGGCGTCCACGTCGCACTGGCAGACGGCGGGGAGGTCGTCTCGGAGCAGCTCCTCGTCGCGACGGGTCGTGCGCCCCGGACCGCCGATCTGGGGCTCGAGGTCCTCGGGCTGCGGCCGGGCGCGCGGCTCGAGGTGGACGAGGCGATGACCGTGGCGGCCGTCGAGGGCGGCTGGCTGTTCGCGGCCGGAGACGTCACCGGGCGCACGGCGACGACCCACCAGGGCAAGTACGACGGGCGGGTCGCAGGCGACGTCGTGGCGGCCCGGTTCGGGACGTCCGAGGCAGATCGCCAGGCCGAGGCGTCAGCGGGACCGTGGACCCGCTACCGGGCCAGCGCCGACGGGGTCGGGGCGCCGCAGGTCGTCTTCTCCCGGCCCGAGGTCGCCTGGGTCGGGCTGACCGAGCAGGCGGCCCGCGACGCCGGGCTGGACGTCCGCGTCGTGCAGTACGACGTGTCGGCCGTGTCGGGGGCGTCCGTCGCCGCCGACGGGTACGCGGGCACCGCGCAGCTCGTGCTGGACCACGCGCACGGGCTCGTCGTGGGTGCGACGTTCACGGGTCCCGACGCCGCGGAGCTCGTGCACGCCGCCACGGTCGCCGTCGTCGGCCAGGTCCCGCTCGACCGGCTGTGGCACGCCGTCCCCGCCTACCCGACGGTCAGCGAGGTGTGGCTGCGGCTGCTCGAGACCGCGGGGCTCTGA
- the bcp gene encoding thioredoxin-dependent thiol peroxidase, giving the protein MPRLSAGDLAPDFTLPTADGGSVTLSDLRGQHVVVYFYPAAMTPGCTTQACDFRDSLSSLAAAGYAVIGISPDPVDKLARFAAEDSLTFPLASDADRSVLETWGAFGEKKLYGKTVTGVIRSTVVVDPDGTVELAQYNVKATGHVAKLRRDLKID; this is encoded by the coding sequence ATGCCTCGCCTGTCCGCCGGAGACCTCGCCCCCGACTTCACGCTCCCGACCGCCGACGGCGGTTCCGTGACGCTCTCCGACCTGCGTGGGCAGCACGTCGTCGTGTACTTCTACCCCGCCGCGATGACCCCGGGCTGCACCACGCAGGCGTGCGACTTCCGCGACTCCCTGTCGTCGCTCGCGGCCGCCGGCTATGCCGTGATCGGCATCTCCCCGGACCCGGTCGACAAGCTCGCCCGGTTCGCTGCGGAGGACAGCCTGACGTTCCCGCTCGCGTCCGACGCCGACCGGTCGGTGCTCGAGACCTGGGGGGCGTTCGGCGAGAAGAAGCTCTACGGCAAGACCGTCACGGGCGTCATCCGGTCGACCGTCGTCGTCGACCCGGACGGCACGGTCGAGCTCGCGCAGTACAACGTGAAGGCCACCGGGCACGTCGCGAAGCTCCGGCGCGACCTGAAGATCGACTGA
- a CDS encoding co-chaperone GroES: MLNDRLLVELDADAAERRSSGGIVIPATAAVGKRLAWGTVVAAGQQVRQVEVGNRVLFDPDERGEVELDARTYLLLREKDVHAVAQPGAGGEGTGLYL; the protein is encoded by the coding sequence ATGCTCAACGACAGGCTGCTGGTCGAGCTGGACGCCGATGCCGCCGAGCGCCGCTCGTCGGGCGGGATCGTGATCCCCGCGACGGCTGCGGTCGGCAAGCGGCTCGCGTGGGGGACCGTCGTCGCGGCGGGCCAGCAGGTCCGGCAGGTCGAGGTGGGCAACCGCGTGCTGTTCGACCCCGACGAGCGTGGCGAGGTCGAGCTCGACGCCCGTACCTACCTGCTGCTGCGGGAGAAGGACGTGCATGCGGTCGCGCAGCCGGGGGCCGGCGGCGAAGGAACAGGCCTGTACCTCTGA
- a CDS encoding ABC transporter permease — protein MTSAGLASAGAVHAAANPWLSWDYVVRNRGDLTRALEQHTSLTIQAVLIAFVIALPLAALAHTRPRLAAPLVGLAGVLYTVPSVALFAVLAPFTGIGRTTVLIGLVTYALLVLVRNIVVGLDGVADEVRDAARGLGYGPARLLLRVELPNALPAIVAGVRLATVSTVALTTVGVVVGYGGLGQLMFRGFRSRYHAEILTATLLCLALALACDLVLYVAGRLITPWSRSTRTT, from the coding sequence ATGACGTCCGCAGGCCTGGCGTCCGCAGGCGCGGTGCACGCGGCCGCGAACCCGTGGCTGTCGTGGGACTACGTGGTGCGCAACCGGGGCGACCTGACCCGCGCGCTCGAGCAGCACACGAGCCTGACGATCCAGGCCGTGCTCATCGCGTTCGTGATCGCGCTGCCGCTCGCGGCGCTCGCGCACACCCGGCCACGCCTGGCCGCGCCGCTCGTGGGCCTCGCCGGGGTGCTGTACACGGTCCCGTCCGTCGCGCTGTTCGCCGTCCTGGCGCCGTTCACCGGGATCGGCCGCACCACCGTCCTGATCGGTCTGGTCACGTACGCGCTGCTCGTGCTCGTGCGCAACATCGTCGTCGGGCTCGACGGTGTCGCCGACGAGGTGCGCGACGCGGCGCGCGGCCTCGGGTACGGCCCTGCGCGGTTGCTCCTGAGGGTCGAGCTGCCGAACGCGCTGCCCGCCATCGTCGCCGGTGTGCGGCTGGCCACCGTCTCGACAGTGGCACTCACCACGGTCGGTGTCGTCGTCGGGTACGGCGGGCTCGGTCAGCTGATGTTCCGCGGATTCCGCAGCCGGTACCACGCCGAGATCCTCACCGCCACGCTGCTCTGTCTGGCGCTCGCGCTCGCGTGCGACCTGGTCCTGTACGTCGCGGGCCGGTTGATCACGCCGTGGTCCCGCTCGACGCGGACGACGTGA
- the trxA gene encoding thioredoxin: protein MATTTLTGATIQQTINDNDIVLVDFWAEWCGPCKRFGPVFETSSEQHPDVVHAKVDTDAEQELAAELNISSIPTLMAFREGVLVFSQAGALPGPALEQVLQGVKELDMDDVRKQIAAARTATPS from the coding sequence ATGGCCACGACCACGCTGACCGGTGCCACGATCCAGCAGACGATCAACGACAACGACATCGTCCTCGTCGACTTCTGGGCGGAGTGGTGCGGCCCGTGCAAGCGCTTCGGCCCGGTGTTCGAGACGTCGTCCGAGCAGCACCCCGACGTCGTGCACGCCAAGGTCGACACGGACGCCGAGCAGGAGCTCGCCGCCGAGCTGAACATCTCCTCGATCCCGACGCTCATGGCGTTCCGCGAGGGCGTCCTCGTCTTCAGCCAGGCCGGTGCTCTGCCCGGTCCGGCTCTCGAGCAGGTGCTCCAGGGCGTCAAGGAGCTCGACATGGACGACGTGCGCAAGCAGATCGCCGCGGCGCGCACCGCCACGCCGAGCTGA
- the orn gene encoding oligoribonuclease, with translation MTTTGNGSTSNDRIVWIDCEMTGLDLTADALIEVAVVVTDSELTVLGEGVEVVIAPPPGALEQMNDFVRAMHVTSGLLEDLPTGTTLADAQAQVLEYVQTWVPDAGKAPLAGNSVGTDKNFLDRDMPELSAHLHYRVIDVSSIKELARRWYPRVYFASPEKHGGHRALGDILDSIDELRYYRAALLVPQPGPDSKQAKAVAAQVIATSVHLAQGAEGALVAPEGPAAP, from the coding sequence GTGACGACGACAGGCAACGGCAGCACCAGCAACGACCGTATCGTGTGGATCGACTGCGAGATGACCGGCCTCGACCTCACGGCCGACGCCCTCATCGAGGTCGCCGTCGTCGTGACGGACTCCGAGCTCACGGTGCTCGGCGAGGGCGTCGAGGTCGTCATCGCACCGCCGCCCGGCGCGCTCGAGCAGATGAACGACTTCGTGCGAGCGATGCACGTGACGTCGGGCCTGCTCGAGGACCTGCCGACCGGCACCACTCTCGCCGACGCGCAGGCCCAGGTGCTCGAGTACGTGCAGACGTGGGTGCCCGACGCCGGCAAGGCTCCGCTGGCCGGGAACTCCGTCGGCACCGACAAGAACTTCCTCGACCGCGACATGCCCGAGCTGTCCGCGCACCTGCACTACCGCGTGATCGACGTCTCGTCGATCAAGGAGCTCGCCCGCCGCTGGTACCCGCGCGTGTACTTCGCGTCCCCCGAGAAGCACGGCGGTCACCGCGCGCTCGGCGACATCCTCGACAGCATCGACGAGCTGCGGTACTACCGTGCCGCGCTGCTCGTCCCGCAGCCGGGGCCCGACTCGAAGCAGGCGAAGGCCGTCGCCGCGCAGGTCATCGCGACGTCGGTGCACCTCGCCCAGGGCGCCGAGGGCGCACTGGTCGCTCCGGAGGGCCCCGCGGCACCCTGA
- a CDS encoding ABC transporter permease: MNVVSDALAWLNDPLNWTGTHGVLALTRQHLTISVAAVLLAAVVALPLGVWLGHRRRGGSLTVVLANTSRALPTFALLTIFASGGLFGQTATTLAVAVFAVPPILTNAYTGVLEVDADVRDAARGMGMSAARSLALVELPLALPLVAAGLRTAAVQVIATVPLAAFVGGTSLGSTIVEGLALQRYGQVLAGGVLVALLCLVAEGVLAGVQRALTPMPMRQRSTPSSV; this comes from the coding sequence ATGAATGTCGTCTCCGACGCGCTCGCGTGGCTCAACGACCCCCTGAACTGGACGGGCACCCACGGCGTGCTGGCGCTGACCCGGCAGCACCTGACGATCTCGGTCGCGGCCGTGCTCCTCGCTGCCGTCGTCGCGCTGCCGCTCGGCGTGTGGCTCGGGCACCGCCGCAGGGGAGGGTCGCTGACCGTGGTGCTGGCCAACACCTCGCGCGCGCTGCCGACCTTCGCGCTGCTCACGATCTTCGCGTCGGGCGGCCTGTTCGGCCAGACCGCGACGACGTTGGCCGTCGCGGTGTTCGCGGTCCCGCCGATCCTCACGAACGCGTACACCGGGGTGCTCGAGGTCGACGCCGACGTGCGGGACGCGGCCCGCGGGATGGGCATGTCGGCCGCGCGCTCGCTCGCGCTGGTCGAGCTGCCGCTCGCGCTCCCCCTCGTGGCCGCCGGGCTTCGCACCGCCGCCGTGCAGGTCATCGCGACGGTGCCGCTCGCGGCGTTCGTGGGCGGGACGAGCCTGGGCTCGACCATCGTTGAGGGGCTCGCGCTGCAGCGCTACGGGCAGGTCCTGGCCGGCGGCGTGCTCGTCGCTCTGCTGTGCCTGGTCGCCGAGGGCGTCCTCGCCGGGGTCCAGCGCGCCCTGACGCCGATGCCCATGCGGCAGCGGTCCACGCCGTCGTCGGTGTGA